One Microlunatus soli genomic window carries:
- a CDS encoding DUF3626 domain-containing protein: protein MPTVQPASDRALDHVAASASGPPLDRSLRVTLNFHPDRYQHGIPLIARLVEQGRYLSQFATGTSNGGLTAYEGGDRWRWEHRIFGGAYDRAAPDQRPVYGALNFRGRGVGAAQRFGSAHLRLTEATLERTTFCFPDSTFEPTDFGVAEHLSLIELAAAADHDQLDDYIEAQVHGGVRLDRDVEACVLDPCFRGTEIEHAARRLPCRVEWHGGFVLSVEELLRHSDYRGPEIVDLGATIAVDGRLDPVIIGAAVRSGAHDPQAIKKVWHCVARFGTRADS from the coding sequence ATGCCGACCGTGCAGCCTGCCTCGGACCGTGCCCTCGACCACGTCGCGGCGTCGGCCTCCGGGCCGCCGTTGGATCGTTCCCTGCGGGTCACCCTGAATTTCCATCCCGACCGCTACCAGCACGGGATACCGCTGATCGCCCGGTTGGTCGAACAGGGCCGGTATCTGTCCCAGTTCGCGACCGGGACCAGCAACGGCGGACTGACCGCTTACGAGGGTGGGGACCGGTGGCGCTGGGAGCACCGGATCTTCGGCGGCGCCTACGATCGCGCGGCACCCGATCAGCGGCCCGTCTACGGTGCGCTGAACTTTCGCGGCCGCGGTGTCGGGGCGGCGCAGCGCTTCGGCTCGGCACATCTGCGGCTGACCGAGGCAACGCTGGAGCGGACCACCTTCTGCTTTCCGGACAGCACGTTCGAGCCGACCGACTTCGGCGTCGCCGAGCATCTGAGCCTGATCGAGCTGGCCGCGGCCGCCGACCATGATCAACTGGACGACTACATCGAGGCCCAGGTGCACGGCGGGGTCCGATTGGACCGTGACGTCGAAGCCTGCGTCCTCGATCCCTGCTTCCGCGGCACCGAGATCGAGCACGCCGCACGGCGGCTGCCCTGCCGGGTCGAATGGCACGGCGGCTTCGTCCTGTCGGTCGAGGAGTTGCTGCGGCACTCGGACTACCGCGGCCCGGAAATCGTCGATCTCGGCGCCACGATCGCGGTTGACGGGCGGCTCGACCCCGTGATCATCGGTGCGGCGGTGCGCTCCGGCGCCCATGATCCGCAGGCGATCAAGAAGGTGTGGCACTGCGTCGCCCGCTTCGGTACGCGAGCCGATTCGTAA
- the lysA gene encoding diaminopimelate decarboxylase, which translates to MSHTHVAGSIHADVASAAPAWLRLPDDVNTLLPELWSKNVAKDGNGELTIGGLTVSQIADEVGTAAYVLDEDDLRQRARDYASAFDGWGVYYAGKSLLCKAVARWVTEEGLGLDVCTGGELAVALAAGVDPARIGLHGNNKSVEEITRALEVGVGRIIVDSDDEITRLIELSEQLDKHPRLMVRVTTGVEAHTHEYISTAHEDQKFGFSIAGGQAAAALRRIHDHPRLQLVGIHSHIGSQIFDADGFEVATRRTLRLHAAFAEETGVELPELDLGGGFGIAYTSQDTPSTPQQLAEALNKIIAAECATLGVAVPHLSIEPGRSISGPSAFALYTVGTVKQVLLDGGASRLYVAVDGGMSDNIRTALYAAEYSATLASRRSDAGPALSRVVGKHCEGGDILVRDEFLPSDIRPGDLIAVPGAGAYSRSMASNYNHVPRPPMVSVRDGRISTLIRRESIDDLLALDVG; encoded by the coding sequence ATGTCCCACACCCATGTCGCCGGCTCGATCCACGCCGACGTCGCGTCCGCCGCGCCGGCCTGGCTGCGGCTGCCCGACGACGTCAACACCCTGCTGCCTGAGTTGTGGAGCAAGAACGTGGCCAAGGACGGCAACGGCGAACTGACGATCGGTGGGCTGACGGTCAGCCAGATCGCGGACGAGGTCGGCACCGCCGCCTACGTGCTGGATGAGGATGACCTGCGGCAGCGGGCCCGGGACTACGCGTCGGCCTTCGACGGCTGGGGCGTCTATTACGCCGGCAAATCCCTGCTCTGCAAGGCGGTTGCGCGCTGGGTGACCGAGGAGGGGCTCGGGCTCGACGTCTGCACCGGCGGCGAACTGGCGGTCGCGTTGGCGGCCGGCGTCGATCCTGCCCGGATCGGCCTGCACGGCAACAACAAGAGTGTCGAGGAGATCACCCGCGCCCTGGAGGTCGGGGTCGGCAGGATCATCGTCGACTCCGACGACGAGATCACCCGGCTGATCGAGCTCAGCGAGCAGCTCGACAAGCATCCTCGGCTGATGGTCCGGGTGACCACCGGTGTCGAGGCACACACCCACGAGTACATCTCGACCGCACACGAGGACCAGAAGTTCGGATTCTCCATCGCCGGCGGTCAGGCCGCCGCGGCGTTGCGCCGGATCCATGATCATCCGCGGCTGCAGCTGGTCGGCATCCACTCCCACATCGGCTCGCAGATCTTCGACGCCGACGGCTTCGAGGTCGCCACTCGGCGGACCCTGCGGTTGCACGCCGCCTTTGCCGAGGAGACCGGGGTCGAGCTGCCCGAACTTGATCTTGGCGGCGGATTCGGCATCGCCTACACCAGCCAGGACACCCCGTCGACACCACAGCAGTTGGCGGAGGCACTGAACAAGATCATCGCGGCCGAGTGCGCGACGCTCGGCGTCGCGGTGCCGCATCTGTCGATCGAGCCCGGACGTTCGATCAGCGGGCCGTCGGCGTTCGCGCTCTACACCGTCGGCACCGTCAAGCAGGTGTTGCTGGACGGCGGCGCCAGCCGGCTCTATGTCGCCGTCGACGGCGGTATGAGTGACAACATCAGGACCGCGCTGTATGCCGCGGAGTATTCGGCGACCCTGGCATCCCGGCGCTCCGACGCCGGTCCGGCGCTGTCCCGAGTGGTCGGCAAGCACTGCGAGGGCGGCGACATCCTGGTCCGCGACGAGTTCCTGCCCTCCGACATCCGGCCCGGAGACCTGATCGCGGTGCCCGGAGCGGGTGCCTACAGCCGGTCGATGGCCAGCAACTACAACCACGTCCCGAGGCCGCCGATGGTCTCGGTGCGGGACGGCAGGATCAGCACGCTGATCCGACGGGAGTCGATCGACGACCTGCTCGCCCTGGACGTCGGCTGA